From a single Sinomonas atrocyanea genomic region:
- a CDS encoding polysaccharide deacetylase family protein, producing MPASSYRDVTGYGANPPSFTWPGGTRVAVSLVINIEEGAERGTAPGMQTAFDYGARAGIWRILRTLDRHGAPATAFCCAVALEANPAVSAALVDRGYEIADHGYRWEGHSGLDIGAERDLIVASRDAIRASTGMRPTSWYSKDGLNVFTRRTLAAEGFDYESNSFNDDLPHWGPADEGTRLPVLPYAGDTNDAGLASQFPTGSAFARHLMDTLDFQLDDPRPGPSVMSVGLHPRVIGRPAYAGALDRFLSHAAERGAWIATRQEIVRWWLDQGGGHEAL from the coding sequence ATGCCCGCATCCTCGTACCGCGATGTCACCGGCTATGGCGCCAACCCGCCCTCGTTCACCTGGCCCGGCGGCACGAGAGTCGCCGTCTCCCTCGTGATCAACATCGAAGAAGGCGCCGAGCGGGGCACAGCGCCCGGCATGCAGACCGCCTTCGACTACGGGGCACGCGCGGGCATCTGGCGCATCCTCCGCACCCTCGACCGGCACGGGGCGCCGGCCACGGCCTTCTGCTGCGCTGTCGCGCTCGAGGCCAACCCTGCAGTCTCGGCAGCCCTGGTCGACCGCGGGTACGAGATCGCGGACCACGGTTACCGCTGGGAAGGCCACAGCGGACTGGACATCGGGGCCGAGCGCGACCTCATCGTCGCCTCGCGTGACGCGATCCGAGCTTCGACCGGCATGCGGCCGACGAGCTGGTACTCGAAGGACGGGCTCAACGTGTTCACCCGCCGGACCCTCGCTGCCGAGGGCTTCGACTACGAATCGAACAGCTTCAACGACGACCTGCCGCACTGGGGTCCGGCCGACGAGGGCACACGCCTTCCCGTCCTCCCGTACGCGGGCGACACCAATGATGCCGGCTTGGCCTCCCAGTTCCCCACCGGCAGCGCGTTCGCCAGGCACCTCATGGACACTCTCGACTTCCAGCTCGACGACCCTAGGCCGGGCCCTTCTGTCATGAGCGTGGGGCTGCACCCGCGCGTCATCGGCCGGCCCGCGTACGCGGGTGCCCTCGACCGATTCCTTTCCCACGCGGCTGAGCGAGGGGCATGGATCGCAACCCGGCAGGAGATCGTGCGGTGGTGGCTCGACCAGGGCGGAGGGCACGAGGCGCTATGA
- a CDS encoding MBL fold metallo-hydrolase: MNTEATRPRQMAEGVFWLGGCLSAFSSGHEVHYHVSAYLVMGSRASILVDTGDPGHALLVLAQLEHALGGRPLDYVFPTHPEIPHAGNLPMLLAAYPDARIVGDTRDYHLHFPEFDGRLERRSAGDSLDLGGREIRFLPAHIRDLENTLWAHDSGSGTLFVSDGFSFIHDIPQPEEDDEPVHLPGQCRLFSGEMPEPPSVEQAAYGTGRALYWTRFVDVTSAFTDIEDTLEQLPTSFIAPAHGNVIDDVDGMLRTSLAAHRRVYGAERSPQ, translated from the coding sequence ATGAACACCGAAGCGACCAGGCCCCGGCAGATGGCCGAGGGCGTCTTCTGGCTGGGCGGGTGCCTCTCGGCCTTCTCCTCCGGACACGAGGTCCACTACCACGTCTCCGCCTACCTGGTGATGGGCTCGCGGGCATCGATCCTGGTGGACACCGGCGACCCCGGGCATGCTCTCCTCGTGCTGGCACAGCTGGAGCACGCCCTGGGGGGCCGGCCGCTCGACTACGTCTTCCCCACCCATCCGGAGATCCCGCACGCCGGCAACCTCCCGATGCTGCTGGCCGCGTACCCCGACGCCCGCATCGTGGGGGACACCCGCGACTACCACCTGCACTTCCCCGAATTCGACGGCCGCCTCGAGCGACGCAGCGCCGGAGACAGCCTCGACCTCGGAGGCCGTGAGATCCGCTTCCTCCCGGCCCACATCCGTGACCTGGAGAACACGCTCTGGGCCCACGACAGCGGATCCGGAACGCTGTTCGTCTCCGACGGCTTCTCCTTCATCCACGACATCCCCCAGCCCGAGGAAGACGACGAGCCCGTCCACCTGCCAGGGCAGTGCCGCCTCTTCTCGGGAGAGATGCCAGAGCCGCCGTCGGTCGAGCAGGCCGCGTACGGCACCGGCCGCGCCCTCTACTGGACACGGTTCGTCGACGTCACCTCAGCCTTCACGGACATCGAGGACACGCTGGAGCAACTGCCGACCTCGTTCATAGCCCCCGCGCACGGGAACGTCATCGACGACGTCGACGGCATGCTACGGACCTCGCTCGCTGCCCACCGGAGGGTCTACGGGGCCGAGAGATCACCGCAGTGA
- a CDS encoding ISL3 family transposase: MIEPTSGQPCAATVIFNLPEYRVLSAAVTALGLRRVVVESAGVVSGCPSCGVLSERVKDTRFQRLRDVPVGGPAVVLWRKRRFFCDEPACPRGSFTEATGQVPRRARSTARLLGALVDAVVASGRAAVEAAAAHGVSWWLVQKALDAAVATLPDVDALAPKRLGIDEHRYRSVRFFRADESSPWVRVEPWMTTIVDLDTGQVLGIVDGRDSEGVGEWLFARPLAWRLGVEVVAIDPSAAFRKALRMWLPRTAVSVDAFHLVSLANQAVTEARQRLSQEVRGRRGRALDPGWANRRLLLRGAETLSDRAVARLRTVFDTDDPTGQLKAAWEAKEQLRALLSSGSLEEAGDHLRILEGLVGATPTPETKRLLRTVTRWWAEIEVLIVTGATTAKVEANNTAIKNIKRTGRGFRNPENYRSRILLRSAAQTAA; the protein is encoded by the coding sequence TTGATCGAGCCTACGTCGGGGCAGCCCTGTGCTGCCACCGTGATCTTCAACCTGCCCGAATACCGCGTCCTCTCCGCTGCCGTCACCGCCCTCGGGCTCCGCCGGGTGGTGGTCGAGTCCGCCGGTGTGGTGTCGGGGTGCCCGTCCTGCGGCGTCCTCTCGGAACGTGTCAAGGACACCCGCTTCCAGCGCCTGCGGGATGTCCCAGTAGGTGGTCCCGCAGTGGTGCTGTGGCGAAAGCGCAGGTTCTTCTGCGACGAGCCTGCCTGCCCCCGTGGGTCGTTCACCGAGGCCACCGGCCAAGTGCCCCGCCGCGCGCGTTCGACCGCGCGGCTGCTGGGCGCGCTCGTCGATGCAGTGGTCGCCTCGGGCCGGGCGGCCGTCGAGGCGGCGGCGGCGCACGGGGTGTCCTGGTGGCTGGTCCAGAAGGCCCTCGACGCCGCCGTGGCGACCCTGCCGGACGTGGACGCGCTCGCGCCGAAGCGGCTCGGGATCGACGAGCACCGCTACCGCTCCGTGCGGTTCTTCCGCGCCGACGAGTCCTCTCCGTGGGTGCGGGTCGAGCCGTGGATGACAACGATCGTGGATCTGGACACCGGTCAGGTCCTGGGCATCGTGGACGGCAGGGACAGCGAGGGCGTGGGCGAGTGGCTCTTCGCCCGGCCGCTGGCGTGGCGGCTCGGGGTCGAGGTCGTCGCGATCGACCCGTCTGCGGCGTTCCGCAAGGCCCTGCGCATGTGGTTGCCCCGCACCGCTGTCTCGGTCGACGCCTTCCACCTGGTCTCCCTAGCCAATCAGGCGGTGACCGAGGCCAGGCAGCGGCTCTCCCAGGAGGTCCGGGGCCGCCGCGGACGCGCGCTCGACCCGGGATGGGCGAACCGGCGCCTGCTCCTGCGCGGGGCCGAGACGCTCTCCGACCGGGCAGTGGCACGGCTGCGGACGGTCTTCGACACGGACGACCCGACCGGGCAGCTCAAGGCGGCGTGGGAGGCCAAGGAACAGCTCCGGGCCCTGCTCTCCTCCGGCTCGCTCGAGGAGGCCGGGGACCACCTGCGGATCCTCGAGGGCCTCGTCGGGGCGACCCCCACTCCGGAGACGAAGCGGCTCCTGCGCACCGTGACGCGGTGGTGGGCCGAGATCGAGGTCCTGATCGTCACCGGCGCCACGACCGCCAAGGTCGAGGCGAACAACACCGCTATCAAGAACATCAAACGCACCGGCCGCGGCTTCCGCAACCCGGAGAACTACCGTTCCCGTATCCTGCTCAGGAGCGCCGCTCAGACAGCGGCGTGA
- a CDS encoding maleate cis-trans isomerase family protein encodes MGAPGPSTRLGILVPSSNSNAESLTAALLTSRGDVGVHYARFRLPPSLDEMIDAAVLGAAPDLLADAEPDAVAFHGTSGTWMGLDGDRDLCQRLSERTDAPATTASLAVVEALRALEASRIAVVFPGPAAILPLIAAEYAEQGLHVIATSSPATVLANPEIARLSRDDIAALMQPAFRPAVDAVVCVGTNLRSGYLAEELESATGVPVVDSAVATAWQLLRLAGTPQPVDGWGRLMRTV; translated from the coding sequence ATGGGCGCCCCGGGTCCCTCGACACGGCTCGGGATCCTCGTCCCGTCCTCGAACTCCAATGCCGAGTCCCTCACCGCTGCCCTGCTCACGAGTCGGGGCGATGTCGGGGTGCACTACGCCCGCTTCCGGCTGCCGCCGTCGCTGGACGAGATGATCGACGCCGCCGTCCTCGGCGCCGCGCCGGACCTCCTTGCCGATGCCGAACCGGACGCCGTGGCCTTCCACGGCACGTCCGGGACCTGGATGGGCCTCGACGGGGACCGCGACCTGTGCCAGCGGCTCAGCGAACGCACGGATGCACCCGCGACCACCGCCTCCCTTGCCGTCGTCGAGGCCCTCCGGGCTCTGGAGGCAAGCCGTATTGCCGTCGTCTTCCCCGGACCGGCCGCCATCCTCCCTCTGATCGCAGCCGAGTACGCCGAACAGGGACTCCACGTCATCGCGACCTCGAGCCCGGCGACCGTGCTGGCGAATCCGGAGATAGCGCGCCTATCCCGCGACGACATCGCAGCACTCATGCAGCCCGCGTTCAGGCCCGCCGTCGACGCCGTCGTGTGCGTCGGGACGAACCTGCGATCGGGCTACCTTGCCGAGGAACTCGAGAGCGCGACCGGAGTCCCAGTCGTCGACAGCGCCGTGGCCACCGCATGGCAGCTCCTGCGGCTCGCAGGCACACCGCAGCCGGTCGACGGCTGGGGCCGCCTCATGCGCACCGTCTGA
- a CDS encoding cupin domain-containing protein: protein MVDSPNGSDAAPRGGDAANGSDRDFWIARIGSTIREHRTGRFTVEELAERAGVSAGLISQIERGIGNPSFATLLRLASSLGLPLATMFNEPEEGRHNMLVRKADRRRIEVPSQGVVMELIVPDTERKLGVVSMRIPAHFDGANTSDSHEGEECVIVQSGSLVATVAGQEFELEAGDSLTYDSSLPHWWHNRTDSAAVMLAISTPPSLGRAH, encoded by the coding sequence GTGGTTGACTCTCCGAACGGCAGCGACGCCGCGCCCAGGGGCGGCGATGCAGCCAACGGCAGCGACCGCGACTTCTGGATCGCCAGAATCGGCTCGACCATCCGAGAGCACCGGACTGGCCGGTTCACCGTCGAGGAGCTGGCAGAACGCGCGGGAGTCAGCGCGGGCCTCATCAGCCAGATCGAGCGCGGTATCGGGAATCCCTCCTTCGCGACCCTGCTGCGCCTTGCGAGTTCACTTGGCCTCCCCCTCGCGACGATGTTCAACGAGCCGGAGGAGGGGCGCCACAACATGCTCGTCCGGAAGGCGGACAGGCGCCGGATCGAAGTCCCGTCCCAGGGCGTGGTGATGGAGCTCATCGTGCCTGACACCGAGCGCAAGCTCGGCGTGGTGAGCATGCGCATCCCGGCGCACTTCGACGGGGCCAACACCTCGGACTCGCACGAGGGCGAGGAATGCGTGATCGTCCAGTCCGGCTCCCTCGTGGCCACTGTTGCGGGACAGGAGTTCGAACTCGAGGCAGGGGACAGCCTCACCTACGACTCCTCCCTCCCGCACTGGTGGCACAACCGGACGGACTCCGCCGCCGTCATGCTCGCCATCTCGACCCCGCCCTCGCTGGGCAGGGCCCACTGA
- a CDS encoding cysteine hydrolase family protein encodes MIEICGKLVRDTLEELLNPATTALVVIDMQKGAVSPGGAIGDSGHDLTMMPTVRERCRAAIEAARRNGVPVFHIRVENLPDGASSPPAWLRSLYTAANGRPIDLGRLSLKGDPATDFCDECLPIEGEAVITKRRPSAFVATELGLLLRSQGIETVALIGVSTGGCVEATLRDAVHNDFYAVLLEDAVGAYDTVVHEAALTVMRARHDVCTVDDAVAVWDREQPAAKSA; translated from the coding sequence ATGATCGAAATCTGCGGCAAGCTCGTCCGCGACACCCTCGAAGAGCTCCTCAACCCGGCCACGACCGCGCTTGTCGTCATCGACATGCAGAAGGGCGCAGTCTCCCCTGGAGGAGCGATCGGCGACTCGGGTCACGACCTGACCATGATGCCGACAGTGCGGGAGCGGTGCAGGGCCGCCATCGAAGCCGCCCGCCGCAACGGGGTGCCCGTCTTCCACATCCGGGTCGAGAACCTGCCCGACGGCGCCAGCTCCCCGCCCGCCTGGCTTCGGTCCCTCTACACGGCCGCCAACGGCAGGCCGATCGACCTCGGCAGACTCAGCCTTAAAGGCGACCCGGCAACGGACTTCTGCGACGAATGCCTCCCCATCGAAGGCGAGGCCGTCATCACAAAGCGGCGCCCCAGCGCCTTCGTCGCCACGGAGCTCGGACTGCTCCTGCGAAGCCAGGGCATCGAGACGGTCGCCCTCATCGGCGTCTCGACGGGCGGCTGCGTCGAGGCCACCCTGCGCGACGCGGTCCACAACGACTTCTACGCGGTGCTCCTCGAAGACGCAGTCGGAGCGTATGACACGGTCGTCCACGAGGCCGCGCTCACGGTGATGCGTGCACGGCATGACGTATGCACAGTCGACGACGCCGTGGCGGTGTGGGACCGGGAGCAGCCCGCCGCGAAGAGCGCGTAG
- a CDS encoding barstar family protein, translating into MNAFDREADLGQDLGFRLLMNTAVSLFHRRQVLDETCAWLAEQGYQVTVLDASLWPHEADMHRAISEALGFPRYYGRNLDALNDCLRDVIVHEYGWDASATGLALVLMGFDAFASACPRPAQVLLDVVASRSREAALYGGRMMCLVQSDNPRISFDPVGAMPVLWNDAEWLDSARLAP; encoded by the coding sequence GTGAACGCTTTTGACCGTGAGGCGGATCTCGGGCAGGACTTGGGCTTCCGCCTACTGATGAACACAGCGGTCTCGCTGTTCCACCGTCGGCAGGTGCTCGATGAGACGTGCGCTTGGCTGGCCGAACAGGGCTACCAAGTCACCGTTCTGGATGCATCATTGTGGCCCCACGAAGCGGACATGCACCGGGCGATCTCTGAGGCGCTTGGGTTCCCGAGATACTACGGGCGCAACCTCGACGCTCTGAACGATTGCCTCCGTGATGTCATCGTGCACGAGTATGGCTGGGACGCGAGCGCCACAGGTCTCGCTCTTGTTCTCATGGGATTCGACGCTTTCGCGTCGGCCTGTCCACGACCAGCACAGGTACTTCTCGATGTCGTCGCCAGCAGGTCCAGAGAAGCCGCCCTGTATGGCGGCAGGATGATGTGCCTTGTCCAAAGCGACAATCCTCGGATCAGCTTCGATCCGGTTGGGGCCATGCCCGTGCTTTGGAATGACGCCGAGTGGCTCGATTCGGCCCGGCTCGCTCCATAA
- a CDS encoding polysaccharide deacetylase family protein yields the protein MRDLIGYGENPPAVGWPGGAKVAVSLVVNYEEGAERSIAAGDAAEEDIVIFGGWSSDPSRRNLMKESFFEYGTRVGIWRYLAMLREYKVPATFMACGEALEKNPEAARAIARDGHEICGHGYRWRGMVGMSPDEERAEIRACKAAIEATAGVTPVGWYVREDITENTRAILAEEGFLYDSNSYADDLPYFVPAGEARHLVVPYSGDTNDARFWGPGSLATGEDLFTVLKDTLDCLAAEGGTVPKMMSVGIHLRIGGRPSVAAGVRRFLEYALGLDGVWFATREEIARWWLEHAPEGKPSGVFQEVAS from the coding sequence ATGCGAGATCTCATCGGATACGGCGAGAACCCTCCCGCCGTCGGCTGGCCCGGCGGCGCGAAGGTCGCAGTATCGCTCGTCGTCAACTACGAGGAGGGCGCCGAGCGGTCCATCGCCGCTGGCGACGCCGCCGAAGAAGACATCGTCATCTTCGGCGGCTGGTCCTCCGACCCGTCCCGGCGCAACCTCATGAAGGAATCCTTCTTCGAGTACGGCACCCGCGTAGGCATCTGGCGCTACCTGGCGATGCTGCGCGAGTACAAGGTTCCGGCCACCTTCATGGCATGCGGAGAGGCACTCGAGAAGAACCCCGAGGCGGCGCGCGCGATTGCCCGCGACGGCCACGAGATCTGCGGCCACGGATACCGATGGCGCGGCATGGTCGGAATGTCTCCCGACGAGGAACGCGCCGAGATCCGCGCCTGCAAGGCGGCCATCGAGGCCACTGCCGGGGTGACCCCGGTCGGCTGGTACGTCCGCGAGGACATCACCGAGAACACCCGGGCCATCCTCGCCGAGGAGGGGTTCCTCTACGATTCGAACTCCTACGCGGACGACCTGCCCTATTTCGTCCCGGCCGGCGAGGCGCGGCACCTCGTGGTCCCCTACTCGGGGGACACCAACGACGCCCGCTTCTGGGGCCCGGGCAGCCTCGCGACGGGTGAGGACCTCTTCACGGTCCTCAAGGACACACTCGACTGCCTCGCGGCAGAAGGCGGAACCGTCCCGAAGATGATGTCCGTCGGAATCCACCTGCGCATCGGCGGCCGTCCGAGCGTCGCAGCGGGGGTGCGCCGGTTCCTCGAGTACGCGCTGGGCCTCGACGGCGTCTGGTTCGCCACGCGCGAGGAGATCGCCCGCTGGTGGCTCGAACATGCCCCTGAGGGGAAGCCATCCGGCGTCTTCCAGGAGGTGGCCTCGTGA
- a CDS encoding amidase encodes MSAPQEPTPANLLTEAQRSALSELVGADIARTDEAAVARAYTDFRAAIEELRQSPMFGRLRGAPDPAGTAVAPSLTGAPWTLRIADASELMRQGELSAVELLESVLGRIEETESFARAWAYVDADGARRAARAADRARRAGDAGPLTGIPLGVKDVIDVQGLPTEAGSRALSGHVASRDAGAVARLRANGAVLLGKLTTHEFAFGQGAPPTRNPRDPQRYPGGSSVGSGVAVAVGSVPGALGTDTGGSVRNPAAVNGLVGLKPTRGVVAGTGVLHVSRTLDHIGPLARTVTDCALLLDGLAEEHGLARLGGPVAPRLGASAPPGRVAVDRRMWSSYGVTDDVAGLIEDAIVDLEVLGIDVVELDLSEMDMALPASLAVSLSESAEHHRSLLARRAEDYLPETRIMIETGALISQSDVELGHRIGAYLRQVLSDAFARTGVAALIAPTLPAIAPHSNRMARQLTGPTGEDSLAGALRMLSPANLTGFPALSVPCGTLHGQPVGLHLMGLPFSDALLLRIAQVYEQESAWDSQLPIRDLPAIPALRGSSGNGFVA; translated from the coding sequence ATGAGCGCCCCCCAGGAACCCACGCCCGCCAATCTCCTGACCGAAGCGCAGCGGAGCGCTCTCAGCGAGCTGGTCGGGGCGGACATCGCGCGCACGGACGAAGCAGCAGTGGCGCGCGCCTACACAGACTTCCGTGCGGCGATCGAGGAGCTCCGACAGAGCCCTATGTTCGGCCGCCTCCGCGGGGCACCCGATCCCGCGGGCACGGCCGTGGCCCCCAGCCTCACCGGCGCACCATGGACGCTCAGGATCGCAGACGCGTCGGAACTCATGCGGCAGGGCGAGCTCTCCGCCGTCGAGCTCCTCGAATCGGTACTCGGCAGGATTGAGGAGACGGAAAGCTTTGCGCGGGCGTGGGCGTATGTCGACGCCGACGGCGCCAGACGCGCGGCCCGCGCCGCCGACCGGGCCCGTCGCGCAGGGGACGCCGGCCCCCTGACAGGCATCCCTCTCGGCGTCAAAGACGTCATCGACGTCCAAGGCCTGCCAACGGAGGCCGGCTCGAGGGCCCTGTCCGGCCACGTGGCGAGCAGGGACGCAGGTGCAGTCGCCCGGCTGCGGGCCAACGGGGCCGTGCTCCTCGGAAAGCTCACAACGCATGAGTTCGCGTTTGGCCAAGGCGCCCCGCCCACCCGGAACCCCCGGGACCCGCAGCGCTATCCCGGAGGATCCAGCGTCGGCTCCGGAGTCGCGGTCGCCGTCGGCAGTGTCCCCGGAGCGCTCGGTACCGACACCGGCGGATCTGTGCGCAATCCCGCCGCCGTCAACGGGCTCGTGGGCCTGAAGCCAACCCGAGGAGTAGTGGCCGGAACCGGAGTGCTCCATGTGAGCCGCACCCTTGACCACATCGGCCCCCTGGCCCGCACTGTCACGGACTGTGCCCTGCTCCTCGACGGACTCGCCGAGGAGCACGGACTCGCACGCCTCGGGGGGCCAGTGGCCCCCCGTCTAGGAGCGTCGGCTCCTCCCGGCCGCGTGGCCGTGGACAGGAGGATGTGGTCCTCCTATGGTGTCACGGACGATGTGGCAGGACTGATCGAGGACGCGATCGTGGACCTCGAGGTCCTAGGCATCGATGTTGTGGAACTGGATCTCTCCGAAATGGACATGGCACTCCCTGCGAGCCTTGCCGTTTCGCTCTCCGAGTCGGCGGAACACCACCGATCGCTCCTCGCCCGCCGGGCGGAGGACTACCTGCCGGAAACCCGAATCATGATCGAGACCGGCGCCCTGATAAGCCAAAGTGACGTTGAACTCGGCCACAGGATCGGCGCTTATCTCCGACAGGTCCTCTCCGACGCGTTTGCCCGCACAGGCGTTGCTGCCCTAATCGCCCCCACACTCCCCGCCATTGCGCCCCACAGCAATCGCATGGCGCGTCAGCTCACGGGTCCCACCGGCGAAGACTCGCTCGCCGGGGCCCTGCGCATGCTTTCTCCGGCCAACCTCACCGGATTCCCAGCGCTCAGTGTCCCGTGCGGAACACTGCACGGCCAGCCCGTAGGCCTGCACCTCATGGGACTGCCCTTCTCCGACGCACTTCTCTTGCGCATCGCCCAGGTCTACGAGCAGGAATCCGCTTGGGACTCCCAACTGCCGATCCGGGACCTGCCAGCCATCCCGGCTCTTCGCGGTTCGTCGGGAAACGGGTTCGTGGCGTAG
- a CDS encoding cupin domain-containing protein — translation MSAGSRPTAELSRLVHNVHEQGFQELDRVGLSGQRDQGLVSTLISRDLSGSDDLCVSWGRILPGQRHLCHHHPDASEFYVVISGSPLVYLGDEAYRAKPGDGIYIPRGLRHGALNDTDEAVDLVVGVSKPADWEFVHEE, via the coding sequence GTGAGCGCAGGAAGCCGCCCCACCGCCGAGCTGTCCCGACTGGTCCACAACGTGCACGAGCAGGGCTTCCAAGAGCTGGACCGTGTCGGGCTCAGCGGGCAGCGCGATCAGGGACTCGTCTCCACACTCATCTCTCGGGACCTCAGCGGCTCCGACGACCTCTGCGTGAGCTGGGGGCGCATCCTGCCGGGCCAGCGCCACCTCTGCCACCACCACCCCGACGCCTCCGAGTTCTACGTCGTCATCTCAGGCTCCCCGCTCGTCTACCTCGGGGACGAGGCATACCGCGCCAAGCCCGGCGACGGCATCTATATCCCCCGCGGCCTCAGGCACGGGGCGCTGAACGACACGGATGAGGCCGTCGACCTCGTGGTCGGGGTCAGCAAGCCGGCCGACTGGGAGTTCGTCCACGAAGAATGA
- a CDS encoding amidohydrolase family protein: MSTLIHGGTLVTGEGTAPVECGALIMAGGRIEAVLDHWAPGQHYDGDIIDASGCVIMPGLVNSHCHGVTPGPLFPSAARALSEEAWLGNLDRHLLAGTTTVLSLCGLATMEQVREADKRHAVNVRGATTHLPSAISAAQIADGAGLSGREEGIGVEQMLSEGAVAIGELGGGQTLGGGGQDLVYLPAAIGRRTGVRVSQDEARRLKEAVLGRFVDATHYDFEEFAQAAREARLADVIDLHDLAELIRSTVTPSVTPAIEGIRQGVHAAARLGVPAIVHSASATAAVLRELMVDPRARGAKVVAAHVNHTSHTPTEARELAALGREHGWAGEASAFDLLDRRHTVKTREHWDLLLAEAGLVQIIGTDYGHHGQHDRLIAAVQDIAERGHRSLQDAVAMATSSVADLIPGIAPERGTLRRGLVADVVVADARDFRRVRDVFVGGERVVAEGQLAAGARR; this comes from the coding sequence ATGTCCACGCTCATCCACGGAGGAACCCTTGTCACCGGAGAGGGCACCGCGCCCGTCGAGTGCGGAGCACTCATCATGGCTGGCGGGCGGATCGAGGCCGTCCTCGACCACTGGGCTCCGGGCCAGCACTACGACGGCGACATCATCGACGCCTCCGGCTGCGTGATCATGCCGGGCCTGGTCAACAGCCATTGCCACGGAGTGACGCCCGGTCCGCTCTTCCCCAGCGCCGCGCGCGCGCTCTCCGAGGAAGCCTGGCTCGGCAACCTCGACCGGCACCTCCTCGCAGGGACCACCACCGTGCTCAGCCTCTGTGGCCTTGCGACCATGGAGCAGGTCCGAGAAGCCGACAAGCGGCATGCCGTGAACGTGCGCGGGGCAACGACGCACCTTCCTTCGGCGATCTCCGCGGCCCAGATCGCTGACGGCGCCGGCCTCAGCGGACGCGAAGAGGGCATCGGCGTCGAACAGATGCTCTCCGAGGGAGCGGTCGCCATCGGGGAGCTCGGCGGAGGCCAGACGCTCGGTGGGGGAGGGCAGGACCTCGTGTACCTGCCCGCGGCGATCGGGCGGCGCACGGGCGTACGCGTGAGCCAGGACGAGGCACGACGGCTCAAGGAGGCCGTGCTCGGACGGTTCGTCGATGCGACACACTACGATTTCGAGGAATTCGCGCAGGCAGCCCGCGAGGCGCGCCTGGCGGACGTCATCGACCTGCACGACCTCGCAGAGCTCATCAGGAGCACCGTCACACCCTCGGTGACGCCCGCCATCGAGGGCATCAGGCAGGGCGTCCACGCCGCGGCACGACTGGGGGTGCCGGCGATCGTCCACAGCGCATCGGCGACTGCAGCTGTCCTTCGCGAACTCATGGTGGACCCGAGGGCGCGGGGGGCCAAGGTCGTCGCTGCCCACGTCAACCACACCTCGCACACCCCGACCGAGGCCCGAGAGCTCGCGGCGCTGGGGCGGGAGCACGGATGGGCGGGCGAAGCCTCCGCGTTCGACCTGCTTGACCGCCGCCACACCGTGAAGACCCGTGAACACTGGGACCTGCTGCTCGCCGAAGCCGGCCTTGTACAGATCATCGGGACGGACTACGGCCACCATGGGCAGCACGACAGACTCATCGCCGCGGTCCAGGACATCGCCGAGCGCGGCCACCGCAGTCTGCAGGACGCGGTCGCGATGGCGACGTCGTCGGTCGCCGATCTCATCCCCGGAATCGCTCCCGAACGCGGGACTCTCAGGCGCGGTCTCGTCGCCGACGTCGTGGTCGCCGACGCCCGAGACTTCCGCAGGGTCAGGGACGTCTTCGTGGGTGGCGAACGAGTGGTAGCCGAGGGCCAGCTCGCGGCAGGAGCACGACGATGA
- a CDS encoding aldolase/citrate lyase family protein, translating to MPFDPLIGRPRRSVGLITADPGATLLALCAHAGIGFVVLDAEQTPLTLQQCTDAVLRLRGSGVHVSVRVPDLSPDTLVAFANTGADELVLPHLRRPEELEAAFEAVRYAPAGRRSRQVSPASGFGSDFSRHPGLSVLFETVDAVECVRDFAASAAFASGWLGPTDLASDLARRGMDRPEDLDKAGHSVIDALRDAGRSVGIPAPSMARADEAFDRGADRAAVYWERELASLLGDFAMVQRG from the coding sequence ATGCCCTTCGACCCCCTGATTGGCAGACCGCGACGCTCGGTGGGCCTCATCACCGCCGACCCGGGAGCGACCCTGCTCGCCCTGTGCGCGCACGCAGGGATCGGCTTCGTCGTCCTCGACGCTGAGCAGACCCCCCTGACCCTGCAGCAGTGCACCGACGCTGTCCTGCGCCTGCGCGGCTCCGGCGTCCACGTCTCGGTGCGTGTGCCCGACCTGTCCCCGGACACTCTCGTGGCCTTCGCCAACACCGGAGCAGACGAGCTCGTGCTCCCCCACCTGAGACGGCCCGAGGAACTCGAAGCCGCATTCGAGGCTGTCCGATACGCGCCCGCCGGCAGGCGGTCGCGCCAGGTCTCCCCGGCCTCCGGCTTCGGCAGCGACTTCAGCCGTCATCCAGGACTGAGCGTGCTGTTCGAGACCGTCGATGCCGTCGAATGCGTCCGGGACTTCGCGGCGTCAGCGGCCTTCGCGAGCGGGTGGCTGGGGCCGACCGACCTCGCCTCCGACCTGGCCAGGCGCGGCATGGACCGTCCCGAAGACCTCGACAAGGCCGGGCATTCGGTCATCGACGCGCTGCGCGACGCAGGACGCAGCGTAGGCATCCCGGCGCCGTCGATGGCCCGGGCCGACGAGGCCTTCGACCGCGGCGCCGACCGCGCCGCGGTCTACTGGGAGCGCGAGCTGGCATCGCTGCTCGGCGATTTCGCCATGGTGCAGCGAGGATGA